In one Melaminivora jejuensis genomic region, the following are encoded:
- a CDS encoding glycosyltransferase → MDTTSKLPPPPTHPVCAIVLVNWFGAEDIAQAARAAQLDAPQARIIVVDNSANAAEHQRLHALLGQHAPGTQLLDAGANLGFGRACNLAFASTAAPFVFFVNPDVRLQRGCTAALVQALQADAGLAAVAPRQFLDSRCQWYMPPAWLPTAVRAWVHEHALRDACAWQRLGRAVRAENLRLWTARAPVPQRALSGGALMLRRSALAPGEEPFDARFFMYYEDSDLSLRLRRSGQRLAVVPAARAIHAWRNLPHKDGLMRAGGQVYFDKHWPAGAAGTPGPWLARASALAATTPDFDPPFTVHAGARIDIPPAWQGGWLLELSPSPLLQPCIGLIAAGAQALVPREVLQAFGPAQVHGRLSALETGPGGAAVRLGAAQPLLLRQVPAQEQAQVPG, encoded by the coding sequence ATGGACACCACATCCAAACTCCCCCCGCCCCCCACCCACCCCGTCTGCGCCATCGTCCTGGTCAACTGGTTCGGCGCCGAGGACATCGCCCAGGCCGCCCGCGCAGCGCAGCTTGATGCGCCGCAGGCGCGGATCATCGTCGTGGACAACAGCGCCAACGCCGCCGAGCACCAGCGCCTGCACGCCCTGCTCGGCCAGCACGCGCCCGGCACGCAGCTGCTGGACGCCGGCGCCAACCTGGGCTTTGGCCGGGCCTGCAACCTGGCTTTTGCCAGCACTGCTGCGCCCTTTGTCTTCTTCGTCAACCCCGACGTGCGCCTGCAGCGCGGCTGCACGGCGGCACTGGTGCAGGCGCTGCAGGCCGATGCCGGCCTGGCCGCCGTGGCGCCCCGGCAGTTTCTGGACAGCCGCTGCCAGTGGTACATGCCGCCGGCCTGGCTGCCGACCGCCGTGCGCGCCTGGGTACACGAGCACGCCCTGCGCGACGCCTGCGCCTGGCAGCGCCTGGGCCGCGCCGTGCGCGCCGAGAACCTGCGCCTGTGGACGGCGCGCGCGCCCGTGCCGCAGCGCGCCCTGTCGGGCGGGGCGCTGATGCTGCGCCGCAGCGCGCTGGCCCCGGGCGAGGAGCCGTTCGATGCGCGCTTCTTCATGTACTACGAGGACTCCGACCTGTCGCTGCGCCTGCGCCGCAGCGGCCAGCGCCTGGCCGTGGTGCCCGCCGCGCGCGCCATCCACGCATGGCGCAACCTGCCGCACAAGGATGGGCTGATGCGCGCGGGCGGGCAGGTGTATTTCGACAAGCACTGGCCAGCGGGAGCGGCCGGAACGCCAGGCCCGTGGCTGGCGCGCGCGTCTGCCCTGGCGGCCACGACGCCGGACTTCGATCCGCCCTTCACCGTCCATGCAGGCGCGCGCATCGACATACCGCCAGCGTGGCAAGGCGGCTGGCTGCTGGAGCTCAGCCCCAGCCCGCTGCTGCAGCCGTGCATCGGCCTGATCGCCGCTGGCGCGCAGGCGCTGGTGCCGCGCGAAGTGCTGCAGGCCTTCGGGCCGGCGCAGGTGCATGGCCGGCTGTCGGCGCTGGAGACCGGGCCGGGCGGGGCCGCCGTGCGCCTCGGCGCTGCCCAGCCGCTGCTGCTGCGCCAGGTGCCGGCGCAGGAGCAGGCACAGGTGCCGGGATAG
- a CDS encoding class I SAM-dependent methyltransferase, whose protein sequence is MTPLPTPTTEFDFVLCAGPEPIAPSAEFAEGLARLHQQTGRQAHWLFAAADTPPLPPWQALRPLLEQLLQRADQCGASAQASVLLLAHAQVQLVDASMQWLREAVTLPARLPGRDQDSSTGAGTSSTGRGSPHGLSDIALCWSAAHPPPGLPPHYATLRGMERYVQLLRQALPAQPLALAQPTLPAGALAAATTVQAVRRWLQGEGLSGAWLPGGYAHDFSNYHQGHEGRRDMLDWVPATARRVLDVGGGEGHFLALLRAERGCETHLSEFSPAACALAAARVDHAWPGDFLQLAPASLPEGGRGAFDCITFLDSLEHAPEPGLWLDKAHALLAPGGCIVGSVPNVGHWSVIADLLEGRWDYCPVGIHCNTHLRFFTQRTLTDLLARHGFAVQALQAVPVPAPEHWRAHWLATPGLQTQGAQLDAYAFVFRAGKGTGHSSRASSPFEGGS, encoded by the coding sequence ATGACTCCCCTCCCCACCCCCACAACCGAATTCGACTTCGTGCTCTGCGCCGGCCCCGAGCCGATCGCGCCCTCCGCCGAGTTCGCCGAAGGCCTGGCACGGCTGCACCAGCAGACTGGCCGACAGGCGCACTGGCTGTTCGCTGCGGCAGATACGCCGCCGCTGCCTCCCTGGCAAGCCCTGCGCCCCTTGCTGGAGCAACTGCTGCAGCGCGCCGACCAGTGCGGCGCCAGCGCGCAGGCCAGCGTGCTGCTGCTGGCCCATGCCCAGGTGCAACTGGTCGATGCGTCCATGCAGTGGCTGCGCGAGGCGGTGACGCTGCCGGCCCGGCTCCCCGGTCGCGACCAGGACAGCAGCACCGGCGCCGGCACAAGCAGCACCGGGCGCGGCAGCCCCCACGGCCTGTCCGACATCGCCCTGTGCTGGTCAGCCGCCCACCCGCCCCCCGGCCTGCCGCCGCACTACGCCACGCTGCGCGGCATGGAGCGCTATGTGCAACTGCTGCGCCAGGCCCTGCCCGCGCAGCCGCTGGCCCTGGCGCAGCCAACCCTGCCCGCCGGCGCGTTGGCCGCCGCCACCACAGTGCAGGCCGTGCGCCGCTGGCTGCAGGGCGAAGGCCTGTCCGGCGCCTGGCTGCCGGGCGGCTATGCGCATGATTTCTCCAACTACCACCAGGGCCACGAGGGCCGGCGCGACATGCTCGACTGGGTGCCGGCCACGGCGCGGCGGGTGCTGGACGTGGGCGGCGGCGAGGGGCATTTTCTGGCGCTGCTGCGTGCCGAGCGCGGCTGCGAGACGCATCTGAGCGAGTTCTCGCCCGCTGCCTGCGCGCTGGCTGCCGCGCGCGTCGATCACGCCTGGCCGGGGGATTTTCTGCAGCTCGCGCCCGCCAGCCTGCCCGAGGGCGGACGCGGGGCGTTCGACTGCATCACCTTCCTGGATTCGCTGGAGCACGCGCCCGAGCCTGGCCTGTGGCTGGACAAGGCCCATGCGCTGCTGGCGCCGGGAGGGTGCATCGTCGGCTCGGTGCCCAATGTCGGGCACTGGTCGGTCATCGCCGATCTGCTGGAGGGGCGCTGGGACTATTGCCCGGTGGGCATTCATTGCAATACGCATCTGCGGTTTTTCACGCAGCGCACGCTGACCGACCTGCTGGCGCGCCACGGTTTTGCCGTGCAGGCGCTGCAGGCCGTGCCGGTGCCGGCGCCCGAGCACTGGCGCGCCCACTGGCTGGCCACGCCGGGCCTGCAGACGCAGGGGGCGCAGCTCGATGCCTATGCGTTCGTCTTTCGGGCGGGCAAGGGGACGGGGCATTCCTCGCGTGCTTCCTCTCCCTTCGAGGGCGGGTCGTGA
- a CDS encoding GNAT family N-acetyltransferase: MKADTTAEMAHAVEAAPAAPAARWLPAELTAADSADVQALFAEVFGAPLPPALWHWKYGDGRGRAMGTRAAGDGRLLAHYGGTARVLQVAGQHRLHSLQAGDVMVTESARGILARRTGPYGTAALGFLQRYVATEDGFACSFGFPNDRAARLSEVLGLYERTGRVLLLQWPRLPAEGAAEAGHPHAGRWHCAPLDWADGRTARRLDALWQRLRCSAEVADCVLPQRDAAWWRHRFGNHPTVGYRCFWVRTRWTRRLLGALALRPSPDAGQGWELLDWLAPLADAPAVLMAARGLCARLGQCGMSAWASEPLAQRLLAMPALADASTQTACAFGVSVRRRTEPVDPGDRRLWWWLTGGDTDFR; the protein is encoded by the coding sequence ATGAAGGCAGACACAACCGCCGAGATGGCCCACGCCGTGGAGGCCGCCCCCGCAGCGCCAGCGGCGCGCTGGCTGCCCGCCGAGCTGACGGCTGCCGACAGCGCCGATGTGCAGGCGCTGTTTGCCGAGGTCTTCGGCGCGCCCTTGCCGCCGGCGCTGTGGCACTGGAAGTATGGCGATGGCCGGGGCCGCGCCATGGGCACGCGCGCTGCGGGCGATGGCCGGCTGCTGGCGCACTATGGCGGCACGGCGCGCGTGCTGCAGGTGGCGGGGCAGCACCGCCTGCACAGCCTGCAGGCCGGCGATGTCATGGTGACCGAGAGCGCGCGCGGCATCCTGGCGCGGCGCACCGGGCCTTATGGCACGGCGGCGCTGGGTTTTCTGCAGCGCTATGTGGCGACCGAGGATGGCTTTGCCTGCAGCTTCGGCTTCCCGAACGACCGGGCGGCGCGCCTGAGTGAGGTGCTGGGCCTGTACGAGCGCACGGGCCGGGTGCTGCTGCTGCAGTGGCCGCGCCTGCCAGCCGAGGGCGCTGCCGAGGCTGGTCATCCCCATGCCGGGCGCTGGCATTGCGCGCCGCTGGATTGGGCCGATGGGCGCACGGCGCGCCGGCTCGATGCCCTGTGGCAGCGCCTGCGCTGCAGCGCCGAGGTGGCCGACTGCGTGCTGCCGCAGCGCGATGCGGCCTGGTGGCGGCACCGCTTCGGCAACCATCCGACGGTGGGCTACCGGTGCTTCTGGGTGCGCACGCGCTGGACGCGGCGGCTGCTGGGCGCGCTGGCGCTGCGCCCCAGTCCTGACGCCGGACAGGGCTGGGAGCTGCTGGACTGGCTGGCCCCGCTGGCCGATGCGCCGGCGGTGCTGATGGCGGCGCGCGGCTTGTGTGCGCGCCTGGGCCAGTGCGGCATGTCGGCCTGGGCCAGCGAGCCGCTGGCGCAGCGCCTGCTGGCCATGCCGGCGCTGGCCGACGCCAGCACGCAGACGGCCTGCGCCTTTGGCGTGAGCGTGCGCCGGCGCACCGAGCCGGTCGATCCGGGGGATCGGCGGCTGTGGTGGTGGCTGACGGGCGGGGATACGGATTTCCGGTGA
- a CDS encoding ABC transporter ATP-binding protein, whose amino-acid sequence MSSESTHHDGLAIEARGLGKRFSLFERPSDRLLQLLWGGRRQFAREFWALQDVSFDIRRGEVVGLVGRNGAGKSTLLQLVCGTLAPTTGQLAVRGRVAALLELGAGFSPDFSGRENVYMNAALLGLPRAQIDERLDDILAFADIGKFIDQPVKTYSSGMFVRLAFAVATSVEPDILVIDEALSVGDGAFARKSFDRIMALKERGATILFCSHAMYHVQALCSRALWLDGGRVRMWDEAARVTAQYETSLVMDEQVAQIGGGTRPREDASAALGASESIADTAGPATVSASFDAQNITPAGRRAPGGTAVLTGIEARADGVAGRELAIHSGQTTLELRIAFASDPALPCPSVGIGIAHASGITVASASSAGDKAELTRDADGNGVALLTLPRLPLLKGDYTVTVILVCERGLHPYEIVERAITLRVVQSSLEQGLVTLPRTWQALASPGQVAAGAGVAVASAGEAGQA is encoded by the coding sequence ATGTCGTCTGAATCTACACATCACGACGGCCTGGCCATCGAGGCGCGCGGCCTGGGCAAGCGCTTTTCGCTGTTCGAGCGCCCCAGCGACCGGCTGCTGCAACTGCTGTGGGGCGGGCGGCGCCAGTTCGCGCGCGAGTTCTGGGCGCTGCAGGATGTGAGCTTCGACATCCGCCGCGGCGAGGTGGTGGGCCTGGTCGGGCGCAACGGCGCGGGCAAGTCCACGCTGCTGCAGCTGGTGTGCGGCACGCTGGCGCCGACCACCGGGCAGCTGGCGGTGCGCGGGCGCGTGGCGGCGCTGCTGGAGCTGGGCGCGGGCTTCAGCCCGGACTTCAGCGGGCGCGAGAACGTCTATATGAATGCCGCCCTGCTGGGCCTGCCGCGCGCGCAGATCGACGAGCGGCTGGACGACATCCTGGCCTTTGCCGACATCGGCAAGTTCATCGACCAGCCGGTCAAGACGTATTCCAGCGGCATGTTCGTGCGCCTGGCGTTTGCCGTGGCGACCAGCGTGGAGCCGGACATCCTGGTCATCGACGAGGCGCTGTCGGTGGGCGACGGGGCGTTCGCGCGCAAGTCGTTCGACCGCATCATGGCGCTCAAGGAGCGCGGGGCGACGATCCTGTTTTGCTCGCACGCCATGTACCACGTGCAGGCGCTGTGCTCGCGTGCGCTGTGGCTCGACGGCGGGCGCGTGCGCATGTGGGACGAGGCGGCGCGGGTCACGGCGCAGTACGAGACCTCGCTGGTCATGGACGAGCAGGTGGCGCAGATCGGCGGCGGCACGCGGCCCCGGGAGGATGCCTCTGCTGCTCTTGGCGCTTCTGAAAGCATAGCTGATACCGCAGGCCCAGCAACGGTTTCAGCCAGTTTTGATGCTCAAAACATCACCCCGGCAGGGCGCCGGGCGCCGGGTGGCACGGCGGTGCTGACCGGCATCGAGGCGCGCGCCGATGGCGTGGCCGGGCGCGAGTTGGCGATTCACTCGGGCCAGACCACGCTGGAGCTGCGCATCGCCTTTGCCAGCGACCCTGCCCTGCCCTGCCCGTCCGTGGGCATCGGCATTGCCCACGCCAGCGGCATCACGGTGGCCAGCGCCAGCAGCGCGGGCGACAAGGCCGAGCTGACGCGCGATGCCGACGGCAACGGCGTGGCCCTGCTGACGCTGCCCCGGCTGCCGCTGCTCAAGGGCGACTACACGGTGACGGTGATCCTGGTGTGCGAGCGCGGCCTGCACCCGTATGAAATCGTCGAGCGCGCCATCACCTTGCGCGTGGTGCAAAGCAGCCTGGAGCAGGGCCTGGTGACCTTGCCGCGCACCTGGCAGGCGCTGGCATCGCCAGGGCAGGTGGCTGCGGGCGCTGGCGTGGCTGTGGCGAGCGCCGGGGAGGCAGGCCAGGCATGA
- a CDS encoding ABC transporter permease, with translation MTSLLSYLWPWRERGLIARLAAREVHARYRQSWLGLAWLVLTPLAMLSIYTLVFRHVMRVRWHGVDEGNLAFGLRIYAGLAVFSFFAECVNRAPGLVLEQPNLVKKVVFPLQILPWVSAASAALGLAVSGALLVGLAVLANGSLPLTALALPLVWLPLLPLVLGLSWLLAGLGTYVRDVGQVLTMAVSALMFLSPIFFPVEALPAAVRPWLLLNPLAWVMTGTRDVLLAGRWPDWGAWALLMAACLLLALAGAAFFRKVRVGFADVV, from the coding sequence TTGACCTCCCTGCTGTCCTACCTCTGGCCCTGGCGCGAGCGCGGCCTGATTGCCCGGCTGGCGGCGCGTGAAGTTCACGCCCGCTACCGCCAGTCCTGGCTGGGCCTGGCCTGGCTGGTGCTGACCCCCCTGGCCATGCTGTCGATCTACACCCTGGTGTTTCGCCACGTCATGCGCGTGCGCTGGCATGGCGTGGATGAGGGCAACCTGGCCTTTGGCCTGCGCATCTACGCCGGCCTGGCCGTGTTCAGCTTCTTCGCCGAGTGCGTGAACCGCGCCCCGGGCCTGGTGCTGGAGCAGCCCAATCTGGTCAAGAAGGTGGTCTTTCCGCTGCAGATACTGCCCTGGGTCAGCGCGGCCAGCGCGGCGCTGGGGCTGGCGGTGTCGGGCGCGCTGCTGGTGGGGCTGGCAGTGCTGGCCAACGGCAGCCTGCCGCTCACCGCCCTGGCGCTGCCGCTGGTGTGGCTGCCGCTGCTGCCGCTGGTGCTGGGCCTGTCGTGGCTGCTGGCCGGGCTGGGCACCTATGTGCGCGATGTCGGGCAGGTGCTGACCATGGCGGTGAGCGCGCTGATGTTCCTGAGCCCGATCTTCTTTCCGGTCGAGGCGCTGCCGGCAGCGGTGCGCCCGTGGCTGCTGCTCAACCCGCTGGCCTGGGTCATGACCGGCACGCGCGATGTGCTGCTGGCCGGGCGCTGGCCGGACTGGGGCGCCTGGGCGCTGCTGATGGCCGCGTGCCTGCTGCTGGCGCTGGCCGGCGCGGCGTTTTTCCGCAAGGTGCGGGTGGGGTTTGCCGATGTCGTCTGA
- a CDS encoding Crp/Fnr family transcriptional regulator, which yields MPVSVQLLNQFSLLQPLPQELLAPLSARMVLRSFARRAMVASKDAAVQELGFLVDGRLQGVDFTVDGRSVGLYFVDPGDYFGELSLVDGKPPSEHVVAAVKSTVAFLDGAAARELILTHPPLAQAVMARLAQRVRAGAAQRTLLSLPNPFQRLCALLLQLPTRTSGGVTELEQAPTHQELAIMINASRETVTRAFQVLFLHKLLVREGNNLLLMQPQLLRDIAEGRAEAPK from the coding sequence ATGCCCGTTTCGGTTCAGTTGCTCAACCAGTTCTCGCTGCTGCAGCCGCTGCCGCAGGAGTTGCTGGCACCGCTGTCGGCGCGCATGGTGCTGCGCTCGTTTGCGCGCCGGGCGATGGTGGCGTCCAAGGATGCGGCGGTGCAGGAGCTGGGTTTTTTAGTCGATGGGCGGCTGCAGGGGGTGGATTTCACGGTGGATGGGCGCAGCGTGGGGCTGTATTTCGTCGATCCGGGGGATTATTTCGGCGAGTTGTCGCTGGTCGATGGCAAGCCGCCGTCGGAGCATGTGGTGGCGGCGGTGAAGTCCACGGTGGCCTTTCTGGACGGCGCGGCGGCGCGCGAGCTGATCCTGACGCATCCGCCGTTGGCGCAGGCGGTGATGGCGCGCCTGGCCCAGCGCGTGCGCGCCGGGGCTGCGCAGCGCACGCTGCTGAGCCTGCCCAACCCGTTCCAGCGGCTGTGTGCGCTGCTTCTACAATTGCCGACCCGCACCAGCGGCGGCGTGACGGAGCTGGAGCAGGCACCCACGCACCAGGAGCTGGCCATCATGATCAACGCCAGCCGCGAGACGGTGACGCGGGCGTTCCAGGTGCTTTTCCTGCACAAGCTGCTGGTGCGCGAGGGCAACAATCTGCTGTTGATGCAGCCGCAGTTGCTGCGCGACATCGCCGAGGGCCGGGCCGAGGCGCCCAAATGA
- a CDS encoding FecR domain-containing protein: MRCSAAHAPADGAIIGEATLVIGAATVRDANGQSRSVARGDAVRVGDRIETRAGGHVHLRFVDGGRLSVRPDSRLQIESYSHSSAQPQLGAIKFRLDEGVARSITGTWGEAARERFRLNTPVAAIGVKGTDFIVRAAGDTTSASIYSGAITVAPLTGGCAASVGPCLNGSERLLSEDMKGLIVALDRHSQTAAVLPAIEQWARHQAAVASAAAARSAAGEASASADKIASASTDKAVALDGARSESGATVAGGADKNLVNDARGATVVVAAAPSASDSPALPGASTGTSTGSAPGPVPGIVPEQPTPQAGQLVAARTGATPALPGDSFTQRFEQAVVAGLEHVAGSGPYAVLRPRAPADGIQLPAQGQASFRLASATAHLQPAGGAPIEAVAVQGGNLSVDFSRATFATMLDLSSPSIGRDELRASGSISASGILRASQGGTAIDGALSADAREAAYAFDKQHAAGSLRGITLWGR; this comes from the coding sequence GTGCGGTGCAGTGCAGCCCATGCCCCCGCAGATGGCGCCATCATCGGCGAGGCCACCCTGGTCATCGGCGCGGCCACCGTGCGCGACGCCAACGGCCAGTCGCGCAGCGTGGCGCGCGGCGACGCCGTGCGCGTGGGCGACCGCATCGAAACCCGCGCCGGCGGCCACGTCCACCTGCGCTTCGTCGATGGCGGACGCCTGAGCGTGCGCCCCGACAGCCGGCTGCAGATCGAAAGCTACAGCCACAGCAGCGCCCAGCCCCAGCTCGGCGCCATCAAGTTCCGCCTCGACGAAGGCGTGGCGCGCTCTATCACCGGCACCTGGGGCGAGGCCGCGCGCGAGCGCTTTCGCCTGAACACCCCCGTGGCCGCCATCGGCGTCAAGGGCACGGACTTCATCGTGCGCGCCGCCGGCGACACCACCTCCGCCTCCATCTACAGCGGCGCCATCACCGTCGCCCCGCTCACTGGCGGCTGCGCAGCCTCGGTCGGCCCCTGCCTCAACGGCAGCGAGCGCCTGCTCAGCGAGGACATGAAGGGCCTGATCGTGGCGCTGGATCGCCACAGCCAGACCGCCGCCGTGCTGCCCGCCATCGAGCAATGGGCGCGCCACCAGGCCGCCGTGGCCTCGGCGGCAGCAGCCCGCAGCGCTGCCGGCGAGGCCAGCGCCAGCGCCGACAAGATCGCCAGCGCCAGCACCGACAAGGCCGTCGCCCTGGACGGCGCGCGCAGCGAATCCGGCGCCACCGTGGCCGGCGGGGCCGACAAAAACCTGGTCAACGACGCGCGCGGCGCCACCGTCGTCGTCGCCGCCGCGCCCAGCGCCAGCGACTCGCCAGCGCTGCCCGGGGCCAGCACCGGCACCAGCACCGGCAGCGCCCCCGGCCCCGTGCCCGGCATCGTCCCTGAGCAGCCCACGCCCCAGGCTGGCCAACTGGTGGCCGCACGCACCGGCGCCACCCCGGCACTGCCCGGCGACAGCTTCACCCAGCGCTTCGAGCAGGCCGTCGTCGCCGGCCTTGAGCACGTCGCCGGCAGCGGCCCCTACGCCGTGCTGCGTCCGCGCGCCCCGGCGGACGGCATCCAGCTGCCCGCCCAGGGCCAGGCCAGCTTCCGCCTGGCCAGCGCCACCGCCCACCTGCAGCCCGCTGGCGGCGCGCCCATCGAGGCCGTGGCCGTGCAGGGCGGCAACCTGAGCGTGGATTTTTCCCGCGCCACCTTCGCCACCATGCTCGACCTGAGCAGCCCCAGCATCGGGCGCGACGAACTGCGCGCCAGCGGCAGCATCAGCGCCAGCGGCATCCTGCGCGCCAGCCAGGGCGGCACCGCCATCGACGGCGCCCTGTCTGCCGACGCCCGCGAAGCCGCCTACGCCTTCGACAAGCAGCACGCCGCCGGCAGCCTGCGTGGCATCACCCTGTGGGGGCGCTGA
- a CDS encoding CHASE2 domain-containing protein encodes METGAAASPSSAAAPPPHRPAPASPLALLLQRHGVALAGALAAVLAWLALALLAAPTLGAVQERVGDWAWTLGAGRGDERRLIVIDIDERSLAEIGPWPWPRPLQARLLEQLAQAGADQQILDIVFTSPQPDDAALAAPIQRLRPVLSQIFALQQGGSPAVGQLAGALDWNTCPAPFEQAGGYLANQGALVPPQAAVGHITPRVDGDGVVRHQPAIICHDNQAYPALAIAALLHGADERALTLTRGDWHEAPWLLGAGSLGRIPLDERGDLRVSWRLHPDQFISLSAADVLAGRIPAQLLQGAWALVGSSAFGLNDSIATPYSGTESGLQVHAQLIAALLDGRTPYTPLYAPALQMALAGLGLLILAALARAPLPASRGQAGQARRGGAAALPVYLLPVVALGLALALLIVHAVLLLQASLWIGWLAPALVLLLAGLFMGMLAHARSRLDRDRIYAHLASYLPAPVAAALALQAPSDAIAAENRLVSILIADIRNFSAYCEARPPEESAAVLHAFFSEATRIVQAHGGVIEAFQGDAVLAAWNAELQQGDDPTRTADHAHQALAAAVELLAASRRVLPDPAPAGLEPLGLGIGIETGPAMAGSFGLASRRTHMVMGRTVTIASRLVEMTADLAHPILAGEGLAGQVGGAPLQSMGTFLLDGLRVPHHIYAYPLDAPGVSITF; translated from the coding sequence TTGGAGACAGGCGCTGCGGCCAGCCCCAGCTCGGCAGCCGCCCCACCCCCCCACCGCCCTGCACCGGCCTCGCCGCTGGCCCTGCTGCTGCAGCGCCACGGCGTGGCCCTGGCCGGCGCGCTGGCCGCCGTGCTGGCCTGGCTGGCGCTGGCGCTGCTGGCCGCGCCCACCCTGGGCGCCGTGCAGGAGCGCGTGGGCGACTGGGCCTGGACACTGGGCGCAGGCCGGGGTGACGAGCGCCGGCTGATCGTCATCGACATCGACGAGCGCAGCCTCGCCGAAATCGGCCCCTGGCCCTGGCCGCGACCGCTGCAGGCGCGGCTGCTCGAACAACTCGCCCAGGCCGGCGCCGACCAGCAAATCCTGGACATCGTCTTCACCAGCCCCCAGCCCGACGACGCCGCCCTGGCCGCCCCCATCCAGCGCCTGCGCCCCGTGCTGTCGCAGATCTTCGCCCTGCAGCAAGGCGGCAGCCCGGCAGTCGGCCAGCTGGCCGGCGCGCTGGACTGGAACACCTGCCCGGCGCCCTTCGAGCAGGCCGGCGGCTACCTGGCCAACCAGGGCGCCCTGGTACCGCCGCAGGCCGCCGTCGGCCACATCACGCCCCGCGTCGATGGCGACGGCGTGGTGCGCCACCAGCCGGCCATCATCTGCCACGACAACCAGGCCTACCCGGCCCTGGCCATTGCCGCGCTGCTGCACGGCGCCGACGAGCGCGCCCTGACCCTGACCCGGGGCGACTGGCACGAAGCGCCGTGGCTGCTCGGCGCCGGCTCCCTGGGCCGCATCCCGCTGGACGAGCGCGGTGACCTGCGCGTGTCCTGGCGCCTGCACCCCGACCAGTTCATCAGCCTGTCCGCCGCCGACGTGCTGGCCGGGCGCATCCCGGCGCAACTGCTGCAGGGCGCCTGGGCGCTGGTCGGCAGCAGCGCCTTCGGCCTCAACGACAGCATTGCCACGCCCTACAGCGGCACCGAATCCGGCCTGCAAGTCCATGCCCAGCTGATCGCCGCGCTGCTCGACGGGCGCACGCCCTACACCCCGCTGTATGCCCCGGCGCTGCAGATGGCGCTGGCCGGCCTGGGCCTGCTCATCCTGGCGGCGCTGGCCCGCGCGCCCCTGCCGGCCTCGCGCGGCCAGGCCGGCCAGGCCCGGCGCGGCGGCGCGGCGGCGCTGCCCGTCTATCTATTACCCGTGGTGGCGCTGGGGCTGGCGCTGGCGTTGCTCATCGTGCACGCCGTGCTGCTGCTGCAGGCCAGCCTGTGGATCGGCTGGCTGGCGCCGGCGCTGGTGCTGCTGCTGGCCGGGCTGTTCATGGGCATGTTGGCGCACGCCCGCAGCCGCCTCGACCGCGACCGCATCTACGCCCACCTGGCCAGCTACCTGCCCGCGCCCGTGGCCGCCGCCCTGGCCCTGCAGGCGCCCAGCGACGCCATTGCCGCAGAAAACCGCCTGGTCAGCATCCTGATTGCCGACATCCGCAACTTCAGCGCCTACTGCGAAGCCCGCCCGCCCGAGGAGTCTGCTGCCGTGTTGCACGCCTTCTTCTCCGAGGCCACGCGCATCGTGCAGGCGCATGGCGGGGTCATCGAAGCCTTCCAGGGCGACGCCGTGCTGGCCGCCTGGAACGCCGAGCTGCAGCAGGGCGACGACCCCACGCGCACGGCCGACCACGCCCACCAGGCGCTGGCCGCCGCCGTCGAACTGCTGGCCGCCAGCCGCCGCGTGCTGCCCGACCCAGCCCCTGCCGGGCTGGAGCCGCTGGGCCTGGGCATCGGCATCGAGACTGGCCCGGCCATGGCTGGCAGCTTCGGCCTGGCCAGCCGGCGCACGCACATGGTCATGGGACGAACGGTTACCATCGCCTCCCGGCTGGTCGAGATGACCGCCGATCTTGCGCACCCCATCCTGGCGGGCGAAGGCCTGGCCGGGCAGGTTGGTGGCGCGCCCTTGCAATCGATGGGCACCTTCTTGCTCGACGGCCTGCGCGTGCCGCACCACATCTACGCCTATCCCCTTGACGCGCCGGGTGTCTCAATCACATTTTGA